Sequence from the Pedobacter sp. D749 genome:
TATTATGGCCGCATCCGATTTTGTATTCAAAGCCATCATCACACATCCTTTATATGGCTTTGTGTTTACCCTGGCAGCTTTAGCTATATTTTACCTTAACTCTACTTTCTTACGTAAAAACTTATATGTAGAAGAGTTAAGTAGTAAACAAGAGAAAAAGGGCAGTACCGACTATGCTTTCCTTAACCGGTTTGGCAAGGTTGGCGAACTGGCTGCTTTAGAGTTAAAATTAATTCTCCGTCACAAACGCCCCCGCTCTGCGGTAATTCTGGGGTTCTTTTTCCTCTTTTATGGATTTATCTTCTATAAGGAAAAAGCAATCAATAGTGATGCTTTTGGCCAGATGATGTTTGGTGCTATTTTTATGACTGGCGTTTCTATCATTATTTATGGCCAGTTTATGTTTGCCTGGCAAAGTGCCCATTTTGATGGCATATTGGCCAACAAAATTAATTTTAAAGATTACATCAAGGCTAAGTTTTTGCTTTTTACTATAGGATGTACCATTATTACCCTATTGGCCAGTTTTTATGGTTTTTTAAGTCCTAAATTATTGCTCTTGCATTTAGCCGCTTATTTATACAATATTGGTTTTGGAACAGTAGTCGTGCTTTACCTAGCTACTTTAAACTATAAACGCCTGGATATTACCAAAGCCGCAAGCTTTAACTACCAGGGAACTGGTGCAACCCAATGGCTTTTAATGTTTCCTTATGCACTTACACCTATTTTAATGTATTTACCCTTTGGCATATTAAATAAACCCTATTGGGGATTGGCTGTAGTAGGCATATTCGGTTTGATTATGCTGTTGATGCGGGGCTTCTGGGTAAACTACATTGCAAAAAGACTTGAAAAACAACGATATAAAATTGCCGAAGGCTTTAGAGAATAATTATGATTTTAGAAGTTAAAAAATTACAAAAAGTTTATGGCGATAAAACCGTTGTAAACATCGAAGATCTACAGATTGCTGCCGGAGAAACCGTGGGTTTAGTAGGAAATAACGGTGCCGGTAAAACTACTTTCTTTAGGATGCTTTTAGATCTGATTCGCCCAACCACAGGCGAGGTTTTATCGAAAGGCCAAAATGTTATGCAGAATGATTCCTGGAAAGATTATACCGCATCATTTTTGGACGAAGGTTTCCTGATCGATTATTTGACGCCTGAAGAGTATTTTATTTTTATTGGCAGTTTACACAATTTAAGTGTCGCCGATGTTTCTGCATACCTTAACCAATATGGCGAGTTTTTTAATGGCGAAATTCTCAATAGTGGTAAATACATCCGCGATTTTAGCAAGGGAAACCAGGTTAAAGTGGGTATTGCTGCCGCTTTAATGCAAAAGCCAGAGATCTTAATTTTGGATGAACCTTTTGCCAACCTCGATCCAACCACCCAGATCCGCTTAAAGAATTTGTTAAAAGCACAGGCAGGCAACATGACAACTTTTATCTCCAGTCACGATTTAAACCATGTTACCGATGTTTGTAGCAGGATTGTTCTGGTAGAAAAAGGGAAAGTGATCAAAGATTTTAAAACGGACGAAAATACTTTAAAAGAATTGGAGAGTTATTTCTCTGCATAGTTTTTGTACTAAGAATGATACAATATGTCTGGGTTCAGATTTATCTGAGCCCTTTTTTTGTCTGCGAGATTGCTATTTGTAGCTTAATTGGTCAAAAAACATGGTTCCAATAGTTTTTGGCATTGTGTTTGAATATGTCGGGTAGAAATTATAAATCTATCATATCATGAGTATTTCAAAAATAAAAATAGCAACATTAAGTATAGGATTAGCAGTAGGTTCGATGGCATTCCAAAGTTGTGATAGTTTAACTAAAACACAAAAAGGAGCTGGTATTGGTGCTGCAGCGGGTGGTGTTATTGGTGCATTAATCGGTAAAAAAGCTGGTAATACAGCCGTTGGCGCTTTAATCGGTGGTGCTATTGGTGGTACAGCGGGTGCTTTTATCGGTCGTAGAATGGACAGACAGGCGGCTGAAATTCAAAAAGCCATACCTAATGCTGAAGTTATTCGTGAAGGAGAAGGTATTATTGTAAAATTTGATAGTGGTATTTTATTCGATTTCGATAAAACTGCTTTAAAAGATGCAGCTAAAACCAATATTCAGAGTTTAGCTTCGTCACTAAATCAATATCCTGATACAGATATCAAAATTATCGGCCATACCGATAGCCGTGGTACAGAACAATATAACATGGGGCTTTCAGAAAGAAGAGCAGCTGCTGTAAAAGCTTATGCCGTTTCTCAAGGTGTTCCATCATCAAGATTAGTTACCATGGGTAAAGGTTTTGCGGAACCGATTGCAGATAACACTACTGACGCAGGCCGTGCAGCTAATCGTCGTGTAGAAATTGTAATCGTGGCTAACGATGCATTAAAAGCATCAGCGCAAAAACAAGGATAATACCGCACATTCCCTCTACCTATGAGGTCATTATATATGCAGCCCTGGTGTACATTCACCGGGGTTTTTTGTGTTTAAGCGTTGGGTTGTGGTGTCTGATGTTTCCATCTGACACTGCTAGTTTATATTCTCATCTTTTTTTGAAAAGCAGGTTCCTGTTTGTATCGGTTCCGAAAGCCCCGCCATTCGCTTTACCGCTCTGCGTTCGGTGTCCGCTACTGTCGGGTTTAGTTAACTTAGGTTTGGTGCTGGCCAGGCAAACTTCGTAAGTTTTTCCAGCGCACCTGCAACCCCAAATAGCTGCACCAGCAGAATTTTTTAAACGGGATTGAAGCGGCATCCTCCCGATCCCGATTCTTCATCGGATTGGGAGATACAGCGAAAAGCCCGACTAAAGTTAAATAGATGTGAATGGCCTTGCTTTGCAAAAAAAATATATGATGCTTTCCCTGTTCGTCGCCCTGAATTAATTCTTCAGTTTACATCCACTGTTTTTTGTTTTTAAGCGTTGGGTTTTGTGGTGTCTGATGTTACCATCTGACACTGCTAGTTTTTATATTCTTTAGTTTTTTGAAAAGCAGGTTTCTGTTTGTATCGGTTCCGAAAGCCCCGTCATTCGCTTTACCGCTCTACGTTCGGTGTCCGCTGCTGTCGGGTTTAGTTAACTTAGGTTTGGTGCTGATAAGGCCAAACTGACGAAGTTTCGCTAGCCCAAGCCGGGGCCAACTTCGTGAGTTTTTCCAGCGCACCTGCAACCCCAAATAGTTGCACCAGCAGAATTTCTTAAACGGGATTGAAGCGGCATCCTCCCAATCCCGATTCTTTATCGGATTGGGAAATACAGCGAAAAGCCCGGCTAACATTAAAAAAAGCAGATGATCCTGCTTTCCAAAAGCTTTAAATAAATCTTCGAATAGATTCGTGTTAGATAGGAACATCCAACACCGTGAGGAAATTAGTCTGCAGAATAAATATCTTCGAAATAACTCACTACAAGCGATTTCATCAGCATTTCCTGCTCCAACATGGTATAAGGCGGAATGGCTTTGATTAATTTCCAGTGCGGCCAACCATCCTGATCCAAGCCCTCTAATTCATAAAAGCCCATTTCGCTCAATAAACGGCAGGTAGCAATGTGCATCAGTTCTTCTTTCTGGCGTTTACTGTATTTCTTTGGACCTTTGCCCAATTCCTGAACGCCGATGAGAAAAAGCATCACCTTTAAATCAGGAAAATCGGAATCAAATTCAGTTGAAATCCTTTCCTGTAAAACTTTCCATTTGGCATTAATCTCCGACGGCTTCATATCTGCAAAGATAGTGTAAAAACGTGTAAGCCTTAAGTAAAACGTTTAGGCTTTTTAACACTTAAGCTTGAATGGTAATGGTATTTTTGGTTACATTTATAACCTATGGATACGAATATCAATAAAACAATTCATGCAGGTTTATTAGCTTATGGCATGTCAGGTAAGGTTTTTCACGCGCCATTCCTAAATGCACATGATGGTTTCAATCTAAAGGCCGTAGTAGAGCGAAGCCATAAAAATGCAGTTAACGATTACCCCAATATTATTAGTTACAACAGCGTTGATGAACTTTTAAACGATGAAGAAATTGATTTAGTGGTGATTAATACCCCAAATAACCTTCATTACGAACATTCGAAAGCCGCATTAAATGCACATAAACATATTCTGGTTGAAAAACCTTTTACCGCTAATACTGCACAGGCTAAAGAACTTTTCGAACTGGCCGATAGCGTTGGCAAACAGATTTTCTTTTACCAGAACCGCCGTTGGGACAGCGATTTTACTTCGGTAAAAAAAGTGCTCGATAGTGGCAAGCTGGGTAAGCTGGTTGAAGTTCATTTGCGTTACGATCGTTACCGCAATGTAATCGGACCGAAGGCATTTAAAGAAAAGCCGGTAGAGGCCAGCGGATTGTTATACGATTTGGGCCCACACTTGTTAGATCAGGTGATCAGTCTATTTGGCAAGCCATTGAATTTTCATAAAATTTTGGGTAAAAACAGGGCAGGTACCTTGGTTGATGATTATTTCTCGATCCAATTGAGCTATCCCGACAATGTAAATGTTTTTGTAACCTCGAGTATGTTGGTGGTAAACCCACAGCCAGGCTTCATTTTACATGGCGTAAATGGTAGCTTTATTAAACAAAGAACAGATATTCAGGAAGAACAATTGCTGGCCGGCATGAAATTAACTGATCCGGGTTACGGCGTTGAACCTGCAAATAAAGATGGTTTATTAACCACTATTGATGCAGATGGGAACAAAACCGAGGAGACTATTCCATCTGAAGTAGGAAGTTATCTGCCCCTTTTCGAAGCTGTTTATCAGGCGATAATCAATAATCAGCCATATCCGGTTACCAGGGAAGATGTTCTGGTTCAATTAGAAATCATAGAAAGCTAACCTCCAATTCGTACAATCTATTAGATCGGTGTAATCACCTTAAATCTGCGTAATCACTCTAATCTTTGTAATCTTTATTATGAACTCGTTGCCATTTGCTTATTTAATCCCTATTTTTTTGATTGCCCTTTACCTTGTCCTTAAAAAAAAGAAGGTTGCTGTTGAGCCTTTGACGGATGTGGACAGAAAAATACTCGACGACTATGTCGGTTACTACCATAATCTCGACTCGACTGATAAACTTAGGTTTGAGCAAAAGGTAGCAGCATTTTTTAGTACGGTTAAAATTGAAGCGGTAGGTTTGGAAATGACAACTTTAGATGAATTGCTGATTGCTTCGAGTGCCGTGATTCCGATTTTTGGTTTTGATGACTGGCAATACAAAAACTTAACCAGCGTCTTATTATATCCTGATACTTTTAACAAGGATTTTCAATTTGATGGCGGGGAAAGGAATATTATGGGTATGGTGGGTACAGGTTATATGAACGGACAGATGATTTTATCGCGTTCGGCGCTGCGCCATGGTTTTTCTAAAAGTGCCGGCAAAGAAAATACAGCGATACACGAATTTGTCCATCTTTTGGATAAATCGGATGGGGCAACTGATGGCGTTCCTGAAAATTTATTGGCACATGAGTACACTTTACCATGGATTAAAATGATGCATGAAGAAATGGAAAAAATTGAGGATAACAAGTCTGATATTAATCCTTATGCCATCACCAATCAGGCTGAATTTTTTGCCGTGGTTTCTGAATATTTTTTTGAAAAGCCTGAACTGTTAAAAGATAAACATCCCGAATTGTATTTTCAGTTAAGTCGCATTTTTGCGCAACAGCCTGCCGGTTAAAATGAATTATCGAATGAGAGTATTGGCAACCATAATCTGTAGTCTGATTTCGATCAGCAGTTTTGCGCAGAAAACTTATGTATTAAGGCAAAATTATCCAACAGGTTATCGGTATGATTTCTCCATTAACTCTGATCAGATCATCAATCAGAAAATTGGCGGTCGGGATGTGCATTTAACCCAAAATATAGGCACGGATTATACTTTCGATATTACCGAAGGCCACAATGGAGAAAAAGATGTGAAAGTAACCTACAACAGGATTTTTATGAAATCGATTGCGATGGGCACTACAATGACCTATAATTCGGATGAGCAGGACAGCACCAAGAAAAATCCATTTAGTGGCTTAAAGGGCGCTTCTTTTTTTATGACGGTAACGCCAGACGGAGGGATAAAAACCGTTGCGGGCATTGATAAAATGCTTGATAATATGGCGTCAAAAATGACCACAGATACCAGCCAGGTAAAACAGATCAAAAATGCCTTAAGCAAACAGTTCAGCGAAGAAGTGGTGAAACAGACTATGGAATCATCGTTTAAGATATATCCGGAAAGAGCTGTTAAAATTGGCGATAAATGGACGGTTGATACAAAACTGCAAATGAGTATGCCTATAGAAACCATTACGGAATACACTTTGAAAGAAGTGAAAGATGGGATTGCTACCCTGAGCGTAAAAGGTGCATTAGTATCAAAAGGAAGTTTTGAGGTTATGGGCAATAAAATGGAAACCGATTTAAATGGGACCAACTCAGGGGAAACATCTATTGATATTAAAACTGGGATCGTGCTGAACAGTCACCTGCGTATAGAGTTGTATGGGAAAATGAAATCAATGGGCCAGGACATTGATTTTGATATGCAGGGTATTAATAAAATCGTGGGGAAAGAGGTGAATTAATTAGGTTTATAGTTGGATCGTCATCTCGACTGAAGAGCAACGAAACGGAGAGATCTATTTTTACTGCTTCATTTTCTTTTGACCACCTAAGCCAGCTTAGCACATCTAAGTGTTAGATTTACCTGGACTTTCATAGATATTAGACCTCGCAGGTTTAATTCGGAGTGTTTGATGTTTTTAGTGGCCTCATTCATGGCTTCGCCGTTCTGAAGCCTGCGAGGTCTTTTAAAATTACAAACTCCCCGTTAATGCCACCAGGAATTCTGTTGGAATTTCAATATGCGGAATATGGCCACAGGCATCAAACTCGATAATTTTAGCCCCTATAATTTTGGCAGCTGTCTGTTTGCCTAAAAGTTTGTACTGGCCGTGTAAAGCCTGTTGATCAGGTGTAAGTAAACCTTTGCCCACAATGGTTTTATCTTCTTTGCCGATAAATAAAACGGTAGGTACCTTTAAATTCTGAAACTCGTAAACTACAGGCTGTTCATAAATCATGGTGTAAGTTAGCGCGGCAACTTTAGCCCAGCGTGGATAATCAGCACTGTTGGTTACCCCTCCGGCAATATCAACCAGGTATTCGTATTCAGGTTTCCAATACGTAAAATAAGAGCCCTGATAATATTTTCTTACACTTTCTGCGGTAGTTTTTAGTTCGGTTTGGTATTGCTGTGCAGTGGTAACGTAAGGAACAAAAGTTTTATAATCTTCTAAACCTATCGGATTTTCAAGCAGTAGTTTTTGGGTTGTTTCGGGGTACATTAAAGCAAAGCGTGTGGCCAGCATACCACCCATACTATGGCCTAAAACCACCGTTTTTTGAATACCTAAGGTATCCAGGAGTTTTTTGTTCCAGGCCGCCATCTGGTGGAAACTGTAATGGATAAATGCTTTTGATGATTTTCCAAAACCAATCTGATCAGGAACAATAACCCGATAACCAATATTGGTTAATGCTTTAATCACGTTGCCCCAATAATAACCGCCAAAATTTTTTCCATGGAAAAGAATTGCTGTTTTGCCGTTTGCATTTGCAGTAGGTGCAACATCCATATACCCCATTTTAAGGTCTTGTCCTTCGGTGTTAATAGAAAAATATTTAACAGGATAAGGGTATTTAACGTTATCTAAGGTGATAGAAAGGGTATCTGTTTTTGCCTTTACGTGGCTAAGAACAAATAAGCTCAGGGAAAGTAAAAGGAAGTATCGCTTCATTGATGGCTAATAATGTAAAAAACTAATTGGCTCAAGTTAAACTTTTGCCAATTAGTTAGCTTAAAAATCATGCCCTTTTTACATAACCAGAAGAAAAGGTATGTGAAAATACATTATTGAATAAAAAATCCCGATACACGAATCTTATCTGGATTAAAATTATTACTTAAACAGCTGTTTAAGTAAAGGCGTTGGGATCTGTAAAGTTGTAGCATCGGAGAAATCGCCGACAAAGGATTTTACATTAACATTTTGCAATTGTACTCTAGAGGTATCTGTTGTTTTAATACTCAGATTATCAAAAGGGAATGGTGTTTTGTTGTTTTCATCCATATTTCCGATTTCAACTTCTGAATTATTTGCAATAACATACAGATCCTTAAAAGAATTTGTATAACCGCTGAATTTAGTTTTATTTAGGTTAAGGTAAAGTTTGCCAATCTTAGTTGGGTTAATTACACTTATGGTTTTTCCTTTTGCATCGTTGTTCGTAATATCCCCACTTAAAAATAGATCTTCAACATTATCTAAGTTTAAGGTTACAGCATCAGAATGTGCACTAAATTCCAAAATGTTTGAATTTGCAACTGAAACTTCGCTGATCTTCGGGCAGTAAATCACAATAACAATTTTTTCAATGCCATTATCCTCACTAAAATTTTTAATCGATAGTTGAAGTACACCTTTTGCATCTACCTCATACTTTAAATCATTTTTAAACTTTTCTTGAATCTTAAGTCCATACTGGTTATCTTCTTTTACAAAAAGTTGTACACTAAAACCCTTTGCATCTTTAATCTGAACTGCATTGAAAGGCGATTGCAATGAAATGCTAACCCTTTCTTTCGATTTTTGTTCAAAAGACTCATTGTTGATGTTTTGTGTTCCTAAATAGGTATCCTCAGGACCTTTTTCCGTATAATTTACCTTGATATTTATGCCTACCACTAAGATTGGGACAACAATTAATAGCACCGCGAGGCTGATTAATAATTTATTGCTTGTTTTCATATTTTTAAGCGTTAAAATTTTCTTTTATAAATGTTTCGTATTTGCTTTTCAGTTCATCAAATCCAATATTTAATAAATAAATGTTCCTGAATAATACCGGAAGTTCATCATCCATAAATAAAACTTTTCTGTAGCTTTTCACATGTTCAATGGCATCATCACTGACGAAAAAGCCGATTCCCCTTTTATTATTGATAATGCTTTTATTTTGTAGCAATTCGTAGGTACGCATTACTGTATTTGGGTTAACTTCAAGTTCAATCGCTAATTCCCTAACTGAGGGTACTTTTTCTTCGGCTTTCCATTTTCCGAGCAAAATATGTTCACAAACGTATTCTGCAATTTGAAGGTATATTGCCTTATTATCTCTAAATTCCATATCTATACCTTGTAATTAAACTTCTTTTTCTTTTAGACGGATGTAAGTAATCGTCCAGATAATTAGGGTGATAATGCTTGTTACCAATAAAACTATTAGCAAAATCCAGTCTCTATCTTCTTTTCTAAAATTATGATGATTGGCAACTTTACCTTCCATTAACCACATAGAAAGTTTAACCACGAGGTAAGATGCCAGGCCTGTAAAGACCATTACAGATAGCGCTGTTTTAATATAATGGAAACGATTAAAGTAGACCGATCCTAAAAGGAATACGCTGGTAATAAGAAAGGGAAATGCGAAAAAATAGCTGCAATATTTTCTATAACCTTCATCGTTAAATACCTGATAATTAATAGTTTCAACTGGTTTAACAATAGCGTTATTGGGTGACAGTCCTTTAAAAGCATCAAGGTGACCATTCAGGTATTTTACAAAAGCGAGATCTGTTAAATAAAAGATCAACAGGTAGCTAAACAAACTTATTATTGCAGTGTAAACTACCCCTGCCAGAAATTTTTCGAATACCGATGCGGGCGTCATCAGTTCTAAAATTGCTCTTGATTTTTGACCCAGCAATGCAAAATAGCTGCTGGCAACAACGCTTATAAAAATGAAACCCAGCATTAAAAATAAACCATATCTGAAACGCATATCAAGGTCGCCGTCGTAGTCAAAATTATTGCTCTTAAGAGGCGAGGGTATACTGTAACTGTAAAGCCCTACCACAATTCCCAACAATACCACAAGGCTGATCAGGTAAATTTTTCCAAAATCAAGCCATTGTCTTTTAAGCAATAAGCCAAATCGATTAATATTAAATGTGTTGTTCATCGCTTAACTGAATAGAGGTTTAAATTTGATTTTTTCTGCGAGTATGGCATTAAAAAGTAGCTCCATATCTAATTTGCTTTCTTCCTGGTGGTAGTTTGGCATTACAGCGTTATAACCAGAGAGGGATGGTTCAGCATAAATAATGCTGTCATCAATTTCTTTTACTTTTTTAAAGGTTAATTTTGCAGTAATTTCTTCTACTGTTGCTTTAAGGGCAATATCGTTCTCATCAAGCATAATCACTGTGTCGATCAGGTTATCCAAATCTCTAACCTGGTGCGTAGAAATGATAATACAGCGTTCATCTGTCATTGCTGAAGCCATAATTTTTCTGAACTGTGCTTTTGATGGAATGTCTAAACCATTAGTAGGTTCATCCATAATCACGAGTTTAGCCTGGGTGGCCAGACCGAAGGCGATAATTACTTTTTTCTTCTGTCCATAGCTCATATTGATGAGTTTCTGTTCAACCGGAATATCAAATTCTTTAATCAGATCAGTGAAATAGTTATGGTCGAAGCTTTTATAGAAAGGGGCGTTGGCTTTTATATACTCATCAATTTTTACCGATGGTAAATAAAATTCTTCCGGAATAAAACAGATCTGCTCTAAAAGTGCGGGCTGTCTTTTCGCAGGGTCATAACCCATTACCTCCAACGTACCGCTCTGTGCATACACCAAACCAGCGAGGTTTTTTAATAATGTTGATTTGCCTGCGCCGTTTTTACCGAGCAAACCGTAAATATGGCCGTTGCTTAACCGCATGCTCATATTTTTAAATAATGGCTTATGCTTACTGTAGCCAAAATTAAGATTGTTAATGTTGATCATATCTACTGTATTAGTTAAATAATACACTAAAGTATGATGTTGTTTTGTTATCTCCAAATTTTTGGTGAAAAAAGTTTAGCGAGCGTCAGGCGAATAGCGTGAGGCGTTTTCAGTCATACGCCTAACGCTCCACACTCTCCGCTCTTCGCCCTCTGCTTTCCGCCATTGAAAGGTAAAATATCAGTCTAATAATTGTTGCATTAAAACATCCTTAATGTGGAGATTGTATGTTTGTA
This genomic interval carries:
- a CDS encoding GntR family transcriptional regulator, which codes for MEFRDNKAIYLQIAEYVCEHILLGKWKAEEKVPSVRELAIELEVNPNTVMRTYELLQNKSIINNKRGIGFFVSDDAIEHVKSYRKVLFMDDELPVLFRNIYLLNIGFDELKSKYETFIKENFNA
- a CDS encoding OmpA family protein, which translates into the protein MSISKIKIATLSIGLAVGSMAFQSCDSLTKTQKGAGIGAAAGGVIGALIGKKAGNTAVGALIGGAIGGTAGAFIGRRMDRQAAEIQKAIPNAEVIREGEGIIVKFDSGILFDFDKTALKDAAKTNIQSLASSLNQYPDTDIKIIGHTDSRGTEQYNMGLSERRAAAVKAYAVSQGVPSSRLVTMGKGFAEPIADNTTDAGRAANRRVEIVIVANDALKASAQKQG
- a CDS encoding DUF5687 family protein, encoding MLSTFLSHQRKSFWRSRNRGSSIAGQIVLGFFMLYFLAIAVGVGFGMSHFLPKIFPNKEVISSFNGIILYYFAFDFIMRLQFQELPTLSIIPYLHLRISRSKIISFLNVKALFSAFNLWPFFIFLPFCFIKILPEYGALVLLMYLVSIFSVMVFNNYLVLYIKRKSITNTLYTFFGLVVIAAFAALEYYKVISIMAASDFVFKAIITHPLYGFVFTLAALAIFYLNSTFLRKNLYVEELSSKQEKKGSTDYAFLNRFGKVGELAALELKLILRHKRPRSAVILGFFFLFYGFIFYKEKAINSDAFGQMMFGAIFMTGVSIIIYGQFMFAWQSAHFDGILANKINFKDYIKAKFLLFTIGCTIITLLASFYGFLSPKLLLLHLAAYLYNIGFGTVVVLYLATLNYKRLDITKAASFNYQGTGATQWLLMFPYALTPILMYLPFGILNKPYWGLAVVGIFGLIMLLMRGFWVNYIAKRLEKQRYKIAEGFRE
- a CDS encoding ABC transporter ATP-binding protein; the protein is MILEVKKLQKVYGDKTVVNIEDLQIAAGETVGLVGNNGAGKTTFFRMLLDLIRPTTGEVLSKGQNVMQNDSWKDYTASFLDEGFLIDYLTPEEYFIFIGSLHNLSVADVSAYLNQYGEFFNGEILNSGKYIRDFSKGNQVKVGIAAALMQKPEILILDEPFANLDPTTQIRLKNLLKAQAGNMTTFISSHDLNHVTDVCSRIVLVEKGKVIKDFKTDENTLKELESYFSA
- a CDS encoding zinc-dependent peptidase, with the protein product MNSLPFAYLIPIFLIALYLVLKKKKVAVEPLTDVDRKILDDYVGYYHNLDSTDKLRFEQKVAAFFSTVKIEAVGLEMTTLDELLIASSAVIPIFGFDDWQYKNLTSVLLYPDTFNKDFQFDGGERNIMGMVGTGYMNGQMILSRSALRHGFSKSAGKENTAIHEFVHLLDKSDGATDGVPENLLAHEYTLPWIKMMHEEMEKIEDNKSDINPYAITNQAEFFAVVSEYFFEKPELLKDKHPELYFQLSRIFAQQPAG
- a CDS encoding ATP-binding cassette domain-containing protein; this translates as MININNLNFGYSKHKPLFKNMSMRLSNGHIYGLLGKNGAGKSTLLKNLAGLVYAQSGTLEVMGYDPAKRQPALLEQICFIPEEFYLPSVKIDEYIKANAPFYKSFDHNYFTDLIKEFDIPVEQKLINMSYGQKKKVIIAFGLATQAKLVIMDEPTNGLDIPSKAQFRKIMASAMTDERCIIISTHQVRDLDNLIDTVIMLDENDIALKATVEEITAKLTFKKVKEIDDSIIYAEPSLSGYNAVMPNYHQEESKLDMELLFNAILAEKIKFKPLFS
- a CDS encoding alpha/beta fold hydrolase, with amino-acid sequence MKRYFLLLSLSLFVLSHVKAKTDTLSITLDNVKYPYPVKYFSINTEGQDLKMGYMDVAPTANANGKTAILFHGKNFGGYYWGNVIKALTNIGYRVIVPDQIGFGKSSKAFIHYSFHQMAAWNKKLLDTLGIQKTVVLGHSMGGMLATRFALMYPETTQKLLLENPIGLEDYKTFVPYVTTAQQYQTELKTTAESVRKYYQGSYFTYWKPEYEYLVDIAGGVTNSADYPRWAKVAALTYTMIYEQPVVYEFQNLKVPTVLFIGKEDKTIVGKGLLTPDQQALHGQYKLLGKQTAAKIIGAKIIEFDACGHIPHIEIPTEFLVALTGSL
- a CDS encoding DUF6263 family protein — translated: MRVLATIICSLISISSFAQKTYVLRQNYPTGYRYDFSINSDQIINQKIGGRDVHLTQNIGTDYTFDITEGHNGEKDVKVTYNRIFMKSIAMGTTMTYNSDEQDSTKKNPFSGLKGASFFMTVTPDGGIKTVAGIDKMLDNMASKMTTDTSQVKQIKNALSKQFSEEVVKQTMESSFKIYPERAVKIGDKWTVDTKLQMSMPIETITEYTLKEVKDGIATLSVKGALVSKGSFEVMGNKMETDLNGTNSGETSIDIKTGIVLNSHLRIELYGKMKSMGQDIDFDMQGINKIVGKEVN
- a CDS encoding Gfo/Idh/MocA family oxidoreductase, producing MDTNINKTIHAGLLAYGMSGKVFHAPFLNAHDGFNLKAVVERSHKNAVNDYPNIISYNSVDELLNDEEIDLVVINTPNNLHYEHSKAALNAHKHILVEKPFTANTAQAKELFELADSVGKQIFFYQNRRWDSDFTSVKKVLDSGKLGKLVEVHLRYDRYRNVIGPKAFKEKPVEASGLLYDLGPHLLDQVISLFGKPLNFHKILGKNRAGTLVDDYFSIQLSYPDNVNVFVTSSMLVVNPQPGFILHGVNGSFIKQRTDIQEEQLLAGMKLTDPGYGVEPANKDGLLTTIDADGNKTEETIPSEVGSYLPLFEAVYQAIINNQPYPVTREDVLVQLEIIES